From the Trifolium pratense cultivar HEN17-A07 linkage group LG4, ARS_RC_1.1, whole genome shotgun sequence genome, the window TTTAAGTTCATAGGCTCAACCGGCCGGCACTTTCTATGATTTGAGTTTTTTATGGAGTTCATATTATGGAGGCCGGTACAATACTATAAAATTGATTTGTGtatgataaaatttatttccaattataaattgggtcatgttaacttgtgctctaagggcacatgttaagctacctaaaaatagaaatatatagtatttaatgatacaaagaatttaatgcttagagaattgaatacaacaagttcaataaatatttttcacatttatcttcttaacatgtgccttaagaacacaagttaacattctccttataaatttaagttaaatccccttaatttttataataacaagTTTGACTTTATAATTTTAGTCTCTTTTGCAAAACGgtaattttgaccaagtcaataCAAACGTCGATAGTCACTTAAGTGATTCACATGTTACGGCAGCATGTCTTACCACATGTGATTATTAaaaaagaggagtgctagcaacacactctttaacaaacacactccaacacactctcttttattggttgaaattcacatgggtcccataaaatttatatgggtccacatttttttatgggacccatgtgaatttcaatcaataaaagagagtgtgtttgttaaagagtgtgttgctagcattcttcattaaaaaattaatcttttataaatgttttaaaattttaatttttttcaatttcttttaaaaaaatatttttttaataattacctatataaacccacttgggttgtcCGGTATATTAGCTTGAGACATGAGattgtgctcctccttaaggtcttaGATTCAATTCTCTTTGGTCTCAATTTGGATGagttaatttagcttcttaaaaaaaaattacctatATGTAATAAAAAATGCTGACGTGACATGAGTTATTTGTCTATGTAACTCAGTCAAAAGATTAATTACTCCTATTTATAAATACTTCATCTTatccttattataaaaaaatgtttgttttttagatttatagaaTGTTTGGACATAATGTGATATATCTTCCAAAACTCACTtgagttggtgcattggtattggcttgggacctgggagtgtgctcctcttgaggtctgaggttcgattctctctggcgccaatttgggtaagctaatttagcttcttaaaaaaaaaaaaaaaagtgatatatCTTCCTACATTGGAATCTTTTGACGTTATTAAATTCAATGAGATAAAAGGAACAGGTCAAAGTATATATGCTTTGGCAAATTAAGAAATAAGTAATTGAGACAACAAGAAGATACAAATTGTGTTAAGATCATAATGGGGATATACCAAACAAGTAACGCCGGTGCCGGCCATTTCTTCTAAATATTCATATTCAACAtgataatataatatatgttttcttaagaaaagtaaagaaaaaagagatgTTTTTAAAGTTGAATAAAGTTCGATAACTGTTTGCACCACAGTTCAGTATTGCTGCCATCATCCTCACTAAGACATATTATCCTTACAGAAAATTTATGGATCCGTCACTGAACGTATAAGTAACACTTCCATAGATTCACCGACTCTTATGATATACTCTTAATAGAAGATAAGTGACCCTTGTCATGAGATATTCATTACGTTTCACTCACATGGAGACCCACTGAAATGGTTATTCCACTATTCCCCTACATACACGAGTACACGTTTACCTCAAAGTGCATATATTTTGCCCATTTTATGTACTCTCATTTTGAGTGGCTAATGACTTGAGCGTAGTAGTGTTAACATTTCTGTAAGTAtcattcatcatcttcatcctcatcatcatcatcaccaccatcGACATTACCATTACCGATCCTTCAGGAAAACCATTTAATTCCGCCTGTTCAGAGTAGTCACACTCATGTCTataatgtaatttaatttgtaatcTCCATTCTCCACTATTTAACGCCTTTAtactttgattattttttttcattaaaaaagagTAATAATTTATAAccataattcttttttttttgctaaattgTACTTTTAACTTCATAACTTTTTCAAACTTGCGATTTCGATCCcataacttttaaaatagcacttttgaccccATAACTTTaacaaacttgcaattttgacccCATAACTTTAGCCGCTTTTGCAAAAGGATAGCCTCACTCTAATTTTGTCCAAGTCAATGCACATGTGGCAAATGACTCACATGACACGTCAACATGTCTTACCATGtggacaatgactcacatgTCATGTCCGCATGGCTTACCCCGTATGTTGACGTGGCATGCGAGTCCTTATCCACTTGGCAAAAGATGCTGATGTAGCATGTGATTCACTTGTCACATGTGCATTGACTTGGTAAAGGAGCTAAAATCGTAAGTTTTCGAAAGTTAGGAGGccaaaagttttattttaaaagttaatgAATCAAAATTACAAGTTTGTGACATTTAAACCCAAACTATTTAGATTTAGATATATGGGCAACTATTCGAGTGGGTTGGAACCACAAATTCAATCCAAAACCATGGCCGAGATTtactaaataaaaaagaagaaaatacaaaacaccagggaatatgaaataaaactcATGCGCAATTGGGAAAATCAAAAGTTAGGATACAAACTTCTATTATAAAAGATTCCACATAAATAAAATGGGATCAAATTCTACCAAACAAAGTCTTGGATGGAAACACCAAAATTCACTAATGTACACGCCCGCGCAAATGTAAACAATCAAGTTGACAACAGTATCCGTGCCCACATTTGCAAACCagcaaaatagaaaaaagaTTAATGAAGTCCACATTTGTTTTAATCATTCTTTGAAGCAAACAAGTAAGCATGATATTATTCTGATCAATAACAATAGAGGGAATGCCGTAGCTAACCAGATCATTATCTGCACAGTATTTGCTTTATGATACCTCTTTAGGGTGAATTGTGGACACCCTGGAAACTAACTCACCTCCTTATAAAGACAATGTTTAGTGTTGAGATCGATATGTTCATCTAAGTAAGAAATTTAGATGAGATAATCTCGTCCAAGAAAGACAATTTTTAGCagaaatttttaattaagtaaGGTGGACCGTAAGAAATTTTTAGCAGAAAGACAATTGTAACTTCCGAAATTGTGCAATTTTGGATCCTATAATCCAAAATGTCCTTAGAGCAATAAAGGGGGCTAAAATAGCAATTTTCATACTCTGATAAATATAAACTATctaaccccaaaaaaaaaaaaaaaaaaaaaaaaaactatccagCCAGGTTCACTGTCTCAACAACTATCATGTGATGGCGGTCTTCATACTATGTCATTATAGAATACTAGCGGACCAGGCAAGCGTGTTTTATGTtacggtgagtttgttaataaaatatttttgttgctacttaaaaaaataaaataaaggatattgttggtattatgaaaagtccacaccaaaactcatgtatcctctttgtatatagtatagaatagatatatgtccaaatatataataactattttaaaagtttttctaAACACCTTTgtaaatacttatgttattaTAGAGTAAGTCCAAATACCAATTAGCTGTTTTTCTAAACAGCTACAAATTACTATGGACAGTTCTTAACAATATCCTACTATtagttaaattaatttaattaacaaaGCTTTGAATTCTACGTTGCATGTAGTTGAGCTAAGCATTGGCATTGGCAACACCACCATCATTCTCATCTTCAATCCCTTTTCAACCTTTGCATCCATCATCCATGGCTATCATCACATATTCTTCACACTATAATCAAACCAAAAAAACCTTTTCCATGTTAATcataatttttactttgttcTATGCACTCTTTAATCCTGCATACTCAATTTCCTTCAACTTCTCTAACTTTCCCTCAAACTTATATCTAATAAAATTCCAAGGTGATGCATTTTCATCAAACAATGTTCTTCAGCTAACAAAAAACCAACTCGACGGCCCAATCACAAGCAGCGTCGGTCGTGCTTCATTTGACCAACCGGTGAAGCTTTAcgacaaaaaaacaaaagagctAACTGATTTCACAACACATTTCACCTTTGTTATGAAAGCCGTTAATTCATCGCTGTTCGGTGATGGTTTATCGTTCTTCATCGCTCCATTTCAATCTGATATCCCAAAAAACTCATCGGGTGGTTACCTTGGTTTATTCAACGAAGACTCTGCATTCAACACTAGCAAAAACCAAATAGTAGCTGTTGAGTTTGATAGTTTTTCGAATGATTGGGATCCAAAACTTGATCATGTTGGAATCAATGTTAATTCGATTCAATCAGTTCAAAATGTATCTTGGAAGAGTAACATGAAAAACGGTTTAATTGCGAATGCTTGGATTTCATATAACTCAACATCAAAAAACCTAACCGTTTTTCTTACTTATGCTAAGAATCCAACTTTTCAGGGAAACTCTAGTCTTTCATATGTTATTGATTTGAGTGAAGTTTTGCCTGAATATGTTAGGATTGGTTTTTCAGCTTCTACTGGTAAATGGATTGAAATACACAACATTTTATCTTGGTCATTCaattcaaatttgaaaaatggTAATGGTAACAACATCAAGGTTGGTTTAGGAGTTGGTTTAAGTGTTGGTTTTGGTTCTATAACTTGTTTTGTAGGTTTGTTTTGGTTCACTTTttggagaaaaagaaaagtactAAATAGTGGTAAAGTGGACAATGATAGAGATTTTCATGTTTCAATAGATGAAGATGAATTTGAGAGAGGAACTGGTCCAAAAAGGTTCACTTACAAAGTACTAAGCAATGCAACAAATGGTTTTGAGGAAAAAGGGAAACTTGGAGAAGGTGGATTTGGAGGTGTTTATAAGGGCATAATTggaaaaaccaacaaaaaaatggAAGTGGCTGTGAAAAGGGTTTCAAAAGGGTCAAGACAAGGAAAAAAAGAATACATATCAGAAGTAAGAATAATAAGCAAATTAAGACATAGAAATTTGGTTCAATTATTAGGTTGGTGTCATGAAAAAAATGAGTTATTACTTGTTTATGAATATATGCTTAATGGAAGTCTTGATTTTCATTTATTTGGAAAAGGGGTTATGCTAACTTGGAATTTAAGGTACAAAATAGCATTAGGCTTAGCATCATCACTTCTTTATTTACATGAAGAGTGGGAACAATGTGTGGTTCATAGAGATATTAAATCAAGTAATGTTATGTTAGATGCAAATTTTAATTCCAAGTTAGGTGATTTTGGTCTTGCAAGATTAGTGGATCATGAACTTGGTTCACAAACAACTGTTTTGGCAGGTACTATGGGATATTTAGCACCTGAATGTGTTACTACTGGAAAATCAAGTAAAGAATCTGATGTTTATAGTTTTGGTGTTGTTGCACTTGAAATAGTAAGTGGTAGAAGATCTATTGAACCAAAAGAAGAGGCTAAGAAAGTTAGGCTTGTGGAATGGATTTGGGAGTTATATGGTAAAGGTGAATTATTTGAAGGTGTTGATAGAGGGTTAAATTTGGAATATGATGAAAAGCAAATGGAGTATTTGATGATTATTGGATTATGGTGTTGTCATCCTGATTTTACTATGAGGCCTTCTATTAGGCAAGTGATtaatgttttgaattttgaagctAATTTGCCTAATCTTCCTTCAAAATTTCCTGTGCCTATGTACTTTGCACCTCCTATGGAGATGTGTAGATTTTCCTCTACTTTTGATGGTCTCACAACTAAAGGATCATCTACTCATTCATCATTGTCAGCTGGGTCTAGAAAATCTCTATTGTAGCAATGAAGTTATGTTTTTTTGTGTGTTGTATTTGGTTTGTGATGTAGCAAATCAAGTtttaattcattcattttatgttaattacttaattttttttgataattagaTTTTCCGTATGATATAAAAGGTTGTAAGAGCAATGATCTTGGAATAGAATTTCTCATGTAATGCTAAAGCAATATCTTGTGTGTGCTTGAATCATCTTGGTTCACTTTGGATcttcttaattaattttcttcaacTCTTTTTGACATGTTGAGATCAtgtatatttttgttatttgtatGCATGTCTTATTCGGTTCTCACTCTCAGTACTAGTGTCAATCTTGTTTAAGCTTGTTTTTTCTTACCAAAGCAAAGTTAACTCATATCATTAATCAAATATGAGGAGGATTAAATCAAAGAAACGATGAGTTGTCCAAGAAATGACTACCCTTGCAAGGGTTAACTACTACTTGAGAATCACTTTCGAAGACATCTCGATCAAGTCCCAAATTCGATGCCATTGTGATTGCATCCGTAGCCTGGCCTTCCATAACAAACATATTAGAAATCTCCATCGACTTTGTGCCATCGACTTGGTGCAGCTACGTGAAGATGAATATGGAGGATGGTTTAGTCGAAGAGTTATGTATGGTTCCCATTTCCCAAACTAAAATTTGCCTATTAACACAACCATTTTGTGTTAGATAGGagatcaaatcaaacaaacccaTATCTAACACAAAATTGAATATTACAATAATTGAATATTTGCTTTATGTTTTCTGCACACACCTAATTCATCTAAAGAAAAGGATTGAAAATTTCAACACATGAAAACTTGCAAACTTTAGCAACTATGCAAAGAAGACAAACAAAGCTTTGAAATTACTACAAAAAGAAGGGGCAATTGCAAAGCTACCTAGCATATGTAGTCAAAATGAGGCATCATCTTCTAAGACCAaagttcaaatttcatattcaacaaaatttaatttaacaagTTTAGTACTACATATAGCAGCAAACCATGTTTTTCATCAGAGAACAAAGCATATACAACACATTTGCTTCTAGTTTCATCAAAAGAGCAAGCGGCAGATATATTGACCAAATCTCTCCATCCTAGTTCATTCAATACACTGCAGAACAGGCTTACTTGACACCAGTTGGGGGGCGTTAATTGTGGAATTAAGAAGAATTAGATAGTTTCTTGCACTGCAAGTTAGTGAACTCACTAATTGATAGTTACTAACTGTTAGATGAAGTTAGTTTAAAGTTTCGATCAACGACTTCTAGTTATAATTGGGTCATAGTTAGTATAAATAAATCATCTAACACAATGTACAATTTAGATTTGTGAATGCGATAATTTTGATTCTATAGCTTCTTATTCTTGAAAGATTTTCTTGCTCGATCTCTCCTTCCATGGAGTTCACACTTATCATTTTACATATTCAACTCTAGACCTTTAATATTAAtagaattgtataaaaatcatAAGAACTGAAAAACTATCTATATTGTGAATGGCACAAATGGTCGGACATTCCGTTGACACATGTTGTGACTTGAGTTTAAGTCTAAAATTTCACAATGCTTGGTCTTACATGACAGTATACCTCCCcaatctaaattttattttataagaaaataaaatcaaaacttaaaaaatttatttattgacttCGACGAGGCATAATATATACTCACCTTTCATGGTATCACATAACAACTTgtgttaaaaatatttatacatcacattagTATTGCATACATATTACATATTAAACCTTAATTATACAAGCAACACACTAGCTTTTTCATAAATCGATGCAAGAAAAGCAGTAATACCATCTTGATTCCATTGATAAAGAATCAATTAGCGACCATCTTGAAGACTTGTGGTTATAGAAGCTTCTACAGAGCTTATTGCTGGTGTAGGAGCAATAGCAATAGCATGATAAGTAGCAACAGGCCTCTTTGGTGAAAGATTTGGCATGAAAACCTCAAAACTTAGCACTTGTATAGCTTGTCTAATTGATGGTCTAAGACTTACATCAGGATGAGCACACCAAAGTCCCACAATCATCAAACACTCTACTTGTTTCTCATCATAATCCTTTTTCAAATTCTCATCCATGGCCACAAGTATCTCTCCTCTTCCATAATGATCCCAAACCCACTCAATCATTCCTTTTTCTCCTCCATCTTTTTCCTTCATAACTTCAGTAGCTTTCTTTCCAGTAGTTATCTCTAAGACAACTATCCCAAAACTATACACATCTGACTCTTTACTGGCCCTTCCTGTACTCACATATTCTGGAGCTAGATAGCCGAATGTTCCGGCTAGCCCAATTGTTTGCGGTCCGAGTTCGTGATCCATTAATTTAGCCAACCCAAAATCACCAAGCTTGACATTGAAACTAGAATCTAACATAACATTGCTTGATTTAATATCCCTATGTACCACACACCTCTCCCATTCTTCATGTAGATAAAGCACACTAGAGGCCAACCCAAGAGTTATTCTGTGCCTTACACTCCAAGCAAGAGGTGTCCTTTTACCAAATAAATGATAATCAAGACTACCATTTGGCATAAACTCATAAACAAGTAGAAACTCACCTTTGTCATGACACCAACCTATGAGCTTCACAAGATTCCTATGTCTTAATTGACTAATGACTTTAACTTCAGTTACATACTCTTTCTTACCTTGTCTTGATCCTCTTGATATTTTCTTTACAGCAACTTGTAAATCTAAATCAACAAAGTAGCCTTTAAAAACAGCTCCAAAATCCACCTTGACCCAATTTTCTATCCTTAGAGAAGTTATTGGTAGCCAAATCAAGTTCTTTGTAGGTAAACCTCCTTGGTCCTGCTCCTCTTTCAAGATCATCATTCATTGAAGTTAAATGCATAGCCTCTTCCTTTTGCTTATTACTTCTCTTTCTTTTCCTCCAAACTAATGCATATGCTGCTAAAGCTACCACTCCCACTATTACAAACACACCAGAGGTTGTAAGTATCACAACTAGTTTTGTCTCTTTTATATTACTGTTACTACTTTTTTCCAAAGTAGAGTTGAATTCCCATGACAAAAGATAATTTATTTCTCCAATTGCACCTGTTGCAGTAGAAAATCCTACAGTAACCCATTCAGGCAAAACCTTCATTAAATCAATTTGATGCGAAAGACTAGTTTTTTCTTGAGGATCAATGGTGGCTTGGTATTTCCAATTTACAGTTAAATTCTTAGTTGTAGAATTATAGCTAATCCATACCTCAGCAGGGTCTCCACTATGTTTACTTGCATCCCAAGTTATCGATGCCGATGATATGATTGAATTATTGTTGATTCCCACATGCTCAGTTGCTTCACCCCATTCACCATTTGGataagaatcaaactccacATGAACCATTTGGTTACCAGGTGAATCCATTGTTGTGGTGTTAAATAGGCCCAAAAAGCCACCATCAGAATTGGGTGGTATTTCAAATCCAAAAGGAGCCAAGAAAAAGGCAAGGCCATGGCCATAATTAGTATCATTTTGAGTGTCGATGATAAAAGTGTAATGAGTTGTGAAATCAGTGATTTGACTTGTTTTTGAGTCCCAAATTAACACCTTTTCTGAATAAAAGACTCTTCCAGTTTGACATGTATATAAGTCATTCATGTTGAAGTTAACTAGTCTATCAAGTGGTGCTGCAGAACCTTGGTAGACTAAGTTAACATCATTAGGATTAAAACGGGAAAATTTGAAGTGAATTGAATTAACAGGGAAAGTGGTCATGAAAATTAAGGAGAAGAAGAAGCTGGTATAGAAAATGGGAGCCATGCTTAGCTTTGAGTTGTGAATATCTTGTGATAATCTTTgacatatatataaatgaaattttGGAAAGTGGTTGCATCAAATGCCACCTACAAAAACGAATATAAAATGTTCATAAAATGTGACTGATTCAATTAGATTGAACTGAAGAACGCAATAAATTacatgaatattattatttgtagtGATATCccaattttgtttttacttacaaaaaatatattcgTTTACCTTGACCAAAAACAAATTCATTTATCAAGTGGGTAGAATACttgtttttacttaaaaaaatattgatttggATTGTATTGTTTTTGGTTCAAAGTTTTGTTTGTAATTGTTTATGTGTGGGTGTGTTATACACCTCCTTGTGACTTTGTTACTTTATGATTAGGgggtttggatttggatttgacGAAGTAACAATGTCACGCAATTATTGATTTAAGCCGTCTAATTTGAGAACAACTGTTGACATCATATTCAGTTGACACCATGATTAGGTACACCTTGTACTTAACAAAAGTGctattaaatttaatatgaatattaaaaattgatgcatttttttttggaaaaaaaaaaaaatcactgcATAAGGCACTAGGTTTGGTTTAATGGTGAGAAATTTGAATATTATGCTAGAGGTTCTGAATTCGATCCTCAACTCCGtatacataaaaattgaatttttttttatatagagcATAATTCAAGACTAAATTGAAAATATAgtaatgtaatttttaattcaactagTAATATTCAATACCTTGCATTGCACGATAAAATAAACACCACCATATTTAGTTCATTAgtacatgaagaaaaaaaaaccaaataacaagtATAAAACTAAAGTTTATTCTGAAAAACACACATAACACTTGTTCGTTCCCTTATAGCAACATTAATAGAAGCTTGACTTAAAACCCCAAGAAAGAACCTTGTGCAATTCAACTAATTGTCCGGTGGAACCAGAGAATCCAACTCTAACCCATTCAGGTAACACATTCCTTAAATCAATCAAAAACGATGTACTACTTGAAGTTCCACCATATGTTTCAGGGTATGTTACAACCACACTTAAATTCTTTGTCAAAGGCTCATAGTTCACAATAGCAAATGCAGTGAAACCATTGGCAACACT encodes:
- the LOC123924705 gene encoding L-type lectin-domain containing receptor kinase IX.1-like encodes the protein MAIITYSSHYNQTKKTFSMLIIIFTLFYALFNPAYSISFNFSNFPSNLYLIKFQGDAFSSNNVLQLTKNQLDGPITSSVGRASFDQPVKLYDKKTKELTDFTTHFTFVMKAVNSSLFGDGLSFFIAPFQSDIPKNSSGGYLGLFNEDSAFNTSKNQIVAVEFDSFSNDWDPKLDHVGINVNSIQSVQNVSWKSNMKNGLIANAWISYNSTSKNLTVFLTYAKNPTFQGNSSLSYVIDLSEVLPEYVRIGFSASTGKWIEIHNILSWSFNSNLKNGNGNNIKVGLGVGLSVGFGSITCFVGLFWFTFWRKRKVLNSGKVDNDRDFHVSIDEDEFERGTGPKRFTYKVLSNATNGFEEKGKLGEGGFGGVYKGIIGKTNKKMEVAVKRVSKGSRQGKKEYISEVRIISKLRHRNLVQLLGWCHEKNELLLVYEYMLNGSLDFHLFGKGVMLTWNLRYKIALGLASSLLYLHEEWEQCVVHRDIKSSNVMLDANFNSKLGDFGLARLVDHELGSQTTVLAGTMGYLAPECVTTGKSSKESDVYSFGVVALEIVSGRRSIEPKEEAKKVRLVEWIWELYGKGELFEGVDRGLNLEYDEKQMEYLMIIGLWCCHPDFTMRPSIRQVINVLNFEANLPNLPSKFPVPMYFAPPMEMCRFSSTFDGLTTKGSSTHSSLSAGSRKSLL